A segment of the Streptomyces sp. XD-27 genome:
ATCGCCGTCAGGGAGCCATCTCGTAGGCCCCGGACAGTGCCTCGACGCGATCCCAGACGCGCGCCGAACGGGCCTCGTCGACGACCGGGCGCCGGACCGCGCCCAGCGCCCAGCGCTGCTGCTCCGCGGTGGCGGAATCCTTGCCGTGCAGCTCGACGGCGTACCCGGAGAAGTCGCGTACGAGGACGGCGAAGAGCTCGTCGAGCACATCCTCCTCGAGGCCGGTCAGGCCCGCCTGCTCCAGGATCAGCTGGCCGTGCACGACCAGCGCGAACAGCTGGCCGATGGCGAGGAGGAGATCCAGGTCGCGGCTCTGCTCCTCGCCGGGGGCGGCGGTGGTCACGAACGCGCACAGGGCGTCCGCCTGCTCCCGGAAGCGGCCGACGTTGGGCACGTGGGCATAGGCGTCGTAGGCGGTGCGCCAGTCGTGGAAGCGCACGGAGCCCAGGCCGCGGGCGGGTCCCTGCCGGAACAGGAAGTCGTCGTCGGCCGCGTCGAGGCGGGTCGGCACGGGCGCGTACTCGGCCGGGTCCAGCAGGTGGTTCCGCATGAACTTGAGGATCAGCGCGAGATTGACGTGGACCGTGCCCTCCAGCTTGGGCAGCCCCCGGATCTCGGACGCCGCCTGGGCGAAGTAGGTGTCCTTCTCGAAACCCTTGGCGGCGATGACGTCCCACATCAGGTCGATGACCTTCTCGCCCTCCGTGGTCACCTTCATCTTCGTCATCGGGTTGAAGAGCAGGTAGCGGCGGTCGTCGGGGCCGGCGGAGCGGAAGTAGTCGACGGCGCGGTCGCTGAACAGCTTCATCCCGACGAGGCGGACGTACGCGTCGGTCAGCTCGCGGCGCACGTGCGGGAAGGCGGTGACGGGCCGGCCGTAGAGGATGCGGTTGTGCGCGTGGGTGACGGCCTCGTACATCGCGTGCTCGCAGATGCCGATCGAGGCGGTGCAGAGGTTGAACTTGCCGACGTTGACGGTGTTGAGGGCCGCGTCGAAGGCCGCGCGGCCGGTGTGCAGGACGTCGTCGGGACCGACCGGGTAGTCGTCGAGACGGAACTCGCTGACGTACTTCGAGGAGTCGACCACGTTCTTCACGAGGTGGTACGCCGGGTGGCGGCTGTCGGCGGCGAAGAAGACGTAGCCGTCGGGGCCCTCGACGTCGGTGCGGCGGCCGAAGACGGAGACGAGCCCGGCGGCGTTGCCGTTGCCGATGTAGTACTTGGAGCCGGTGGCCCGGAATCCGCCGTCACCGTCGGGCTCCAGCAGCATGTCGGTGGAGTAGATGTCGGCGCCGTGGGCCTTCTCGGACAGGCCGAAGGCGAACACCTCGCCCTGGGAGAGAAGGTCCGCCGCGCGGGTGCGCGCCGCGGCGTTGCCGCTCTGCCAGACCGGGCCGAGGCCGAGGATGGTGACCTGCCACGCGTACCAGTAGTCGAGCCCGTAGAAACCGAAGATCTCGTTGAGGGCGGCGATCCGGGCGGTGTCCCAGCGCTTGTCCTGCTGTCCGTCCTGCTGCCCGTCGGCGGCCGAGGCCGGGGTGAGGAACGTCGCGAACAGCCCCTCCTTGGCGGAGAAGGCGAGGAACTCCGCAAGCCAGGCGCGGGAGCGGTAGTCCTCGATCAGCTTGCGCTTGCCGCGGTCCTCGAACCAGTCGACGGTGGCGCGCAGCAGCCTGCGGGTCTCGGGGTCGAAGTGCGCCGGGTCGTAGGTGCGCGGGTTGAACAGCAGCGGGTCGGCCATGGCGGGTCGCCTTTCCGGCTTGGGGTTGCGGGAGTATGGGCTACAGAGGTTCAGCGCTCGGGACGGAGCCGGTGGAGCGTGGCGAGTACGTCGTCGAGCCAGGCGAGCGTCATCCGCTCGTAGGCGATGCCGCCGCGGAGCACGACGTGCTGGAGCTCCTGCCCGGCGGTGGGCGTCGGGGGGCCTCGGGGCCGGTGAAGTCACGGCGCTCACCCGCGAGATAGTGCGCGAGCCGGTCGGTGTGCGTCTGGTAGTGCCGCTCGACCTCGCGGATCAGCGCGGCCGGGTCGTCGAAGGCCGCGCCGCGGATCTTCACGGCGAGGTCGTGCCGGACACTCTCGGGCTCGATCGGTTCATGCAGCCACCCGGAGAGGGCGGCCCGGCCGAGGTCGGTGACGGAGTACTCCCTCTTGTCCGGCCGGGCCTGCTGCGGCACCTCGCGGACGTCGATCCAGCCGTCGCCCTCCATGCGCTTGAGAACGCGGTAGATCTGCTGATGGGTGGCGGTCCAGAAGTAACCGATGGACCGCTCGAAACGCCGGGCCAGCTCATAGCCGGAGCCCGGCTGCTCCAGCAGAGAGACGAGGATCGCGTGTTCGAGCGCCATGCCCCGATCCTCCTATGCAACTCGTTGCATAACAAGAGGTGCCGCCGCGCTGAGGCGCACCTCACCCCCGGCGGCGACGGACGGCGCCGCCCACCGTCGCACCCATGGCCAAGGTCCGGATCATGACCGAAGATGATCAGACGCGAGCCGAACAGACCCCCGCGGCGCCGCCTGGGCGCGGATCGAGGAGTGGTCCTCAGCCCCAGCAGCGACCCGCGGGCCGGGAAGCTCCGGTTGCACATCGATGTCAACGCCACCGACCGCGACCAGGACGCCGAGCTGGAGCAGCTGCTCACTCTCGGCGCCAGGCCCGTCGACGTCGGCCAGACCGGCACCGAGAGCTGGCACGTCCTGGCCGACCCGGAAGGCAACGAATTCTGCCTCCTGCACACCCGGCTCCAGCCCCTCTGACCACGTGTCCTGTCGCCGGGACATCACTCATCCGCCGGAATCTAAGGGGCGGGAAAAGCGAGGCGAAAGCTGCACCTGCGGCAGCCGGTGATGGAGGGTTCCGGAATGGAGGATTCGGAACCCGGAGGCCATCATGAATGGCTCATGCCTTTTCCTTTTCCGCGATGAGTTACGAGGGAGTTGAACTCGGTGCGTTCCATTGGTGTGTCGGAAGCCCAGGAAAGCCTGTGGCTGGCTCAAAAAATCACGCCGGATCTGCCGAACATCTCCGCCTCGCGATGGCTTATCGAGGGCGAGATCGATGTGGAGCTGCTGCGCACCGCGCTGCGGATCGTCTTCCGCGAGAACAGCGCGGCGCGGGTGAACTTCCGGCAGTTCGGAGACGAGCTGCGGCAAGTGGTCCGAGAGGGCGACACCGACACATGGGCGCCCTTCTTCCACGACGTGAGCGAGGACGACGACCCCGAAGCGGCGGGCCGCGCCAGGGCCGAGGCGGCCGAGCGAGAGCCGTTCGACCTGGAACACGACCTCCTGTTCCGGGCCGGGGTCATCCGGCTCTCCGAGTCGCGTCATCTGCTGGCCCTCACCGCTCACCACATCGTCGCCGACGGCTACACCCTGGGCCAGCTCCTGCCGCTCCGGACGGCGGAGTGCTACACGGCCCTGAAGCAGGACACGGCGATACCGGAACGCTCACCCGCCGGACCGGAGCTGATCCACCGGGAAGACCTCCGCTATCGGAACTCTCCGCAATTCACCGAAGACGCCGACTTCTGGCGGGCCTATCTCGCCGACGCGCCCGAGGCACTCCGACTGCCGGGGGAACGAAGCTCGGACCGTCCCTCCGTGCTGCACCACACGGTGGCGGTGCCCGCCGAGGACGTGGCCGCGTGGTTCCATGCCGCCGATTCCATCGAGGTGCGGATGCCGGCCTTTCTGACCGCGGCGGTCACCGTCTTCCTCCGTCACCTCGGCGGACGCCAGGACTTCACCTTTTCCATGATGGGCTTCGGTCGCACCGACGCCGCGAAGGCCTTTTACAGTTCGCAGTCGACCATCCTGCCCATCCGCGCGCACGCGCCGTTGTCGGCGGGCTTTCCCGACCTCGCGCACACGCTTTCCGACGAGCTGAAGCGCATACGGCGGCACTCCGCTCACCAGGTCTCCGATATCCGTCTCGGGGCCGGCACACTCGGCACGGGGTCGGTCGCCAGTCCTTTCGGCACCACCCTCAACATCCTTCCCTTCGTGGCGCCGCTCGACTTCGCCGGTGCGACGGCGTACGTGCAGCCCGACTCGCCGTGGGGGGCCATCGACGAGCTGCACCTCGCCCTCTACTACGACGGCCGCACCAAGAGCGACCTGCACGTCCGTGTGGACGCCAACAGCGCCTTGTACAGCGCGGACGACGTGCATCGCCTCGCCGCCACCCTGATCGCCTTCATCAACGGCGTGGCGCGGGACCCGCAGGCCGCGATCGGCTCGGTGGACGTGCTGGGGCCGGGTGAGCGCGAGTCGGTGCTGGGCGCGGTCAACGAC
Coding sequences within it:
- a CDS encoding acyl-CoA dehydrogenase family protein — its product is MADPLLFNPRTYDPAHFDPETRRLLRATVDWFEDRGKRKLIEDYRSRAWLAEFLAFSAKEGLFATFLTPASAADGQQDGQQDKRWDTARIAALNEIFGFYGLDYWYAWQVTILGLGPVWQSGNAAARTRAADLLSQGEVFAFGLSEKAHGADIYSTDMLLEPDGDGGFRATGSKYYIGNGNAAGLVSVFGRRTDVEGPDGYVFFAADSRHPAYHLVKNVVDSSKYVSEFRLDDYPVGPDDVLHTGRAAFDAALNTVNVGKFNLCTASIGICEHAMYEAVTHAHNRILYGRPVTAFPHVRRELTDAYVRLVGMKLFSDRAVDYFRSAGPDDRRYLLFNPMTKMKVTTEGEKVIDLMWDVIAAKGFEKDTYFAQAASEIRGLPKLEGTVHVNLALILKFMRNHLLDPAEYAPVPTRLDAADDDFLFRQGPARGLGSVRFHDWRTAYDAYAHVPNVGRFREQADALCAFVTTAAPGEEQSRDLDLLLAIGQLFALVVHGQLILEQAGLTGLEEDVLDELFAVLVRDFSGYAVELHGKDSATAEQQRWALGAVRRPVVDEARSARVWDRVEALSGAYEMAP